The following are from one region of the Candidatus Acidulodesulfobacterium ferriphilum genome:
- a CDS encoding MerR family transcriptional regulator, whose translation MDPVDEKLYYKIGEVAKIIEIEPYVIRYWETEFNFLKPHKSKSSHRLYLKSDIDKLLLIKDYLYNKKFTIEGAKKAIKAKSSQKDDNIKLIKNIHNELNSVKSLLLSRKK comes from the coding sequence ATGGATCCGGTAGATGAGAAGCTTTATTATAAAATCGGGGAAGTTGCAAAAATAATAGAAATTGAGCCTTATGTCATAAGATACTGGGAAACAGAATTCAATTTCTTAAAGCCGCATAAATCTAAAAGTTCTCACAGGCTTTATTTAAAATCCGATATCGATAAGCTTTTGCTGATAAAGGATTATTTGTATAATAAAAAATTTACGATAGAAGGGGCAAAAAAAGCGATAAAGGCAAAATCATCTCAAAAAGACGATAATATCAAGCTTATAAAAAATATTCATAATGAACTTAATTCTGTTAAGTCCCTTTTGTTATCGAGAAAAAAATAG
- a CDS encoding integration host factor subunit alpha gives MSLTKSDLTNKIRSKVGLTSAESLTYVNSFFDLIKSEAEIDGQVKLTGFGSFLIKEKKRRKGRNPQTGEPIYISERKVLKFKSSVVLKSKINKKYKNGSGR, from the coding sequence ATGTCTTTAACTAAATCCGATTTAACAAATAAGATTCGCAGTAAGGTTGGCTTGACCTCCGCCGAATCTTTAACCTATGTAAACTCTTTTTTTGATCTTATAAAATCGGAAGCGGAAATAGACGGACAGGTTAAATTAACCGGTTTTGGAAGTTTTCTCATTAAAGAAAAAAAGCGAAGAAAGGGACGGAATCCCCAAACAGGCGAGCCTATTTATATCAGCGAAAGAAAGGTGCTAAAGTTTAAGTCCTCGGTTGTCTTGAAATCGAAAATAAATAAAAAATATAAAAATGGATCCGGTAGATGA
- a CDS encoding 50S ribosomal protein L20 translates to MSRVKRGILTKKRHKKVLKLAKGYYGARSRLFKSAQETVLKGLNYAYRDRKVKKRQFRGLWIVRINAACRANGISYSKFINALNKKEINLNRKVLAEIALTDPAAFSGLVKEITSN, encoded by the coding sequence ATGTCAAGGGTAAAAAGAGGGATTTTAACAAAAAAAAGGCATAAAAAGGTTTTAAAACTTGCGAAAGGTTATTACGGCGCAAGAAGCAGGCTTTTTAAATCGGCACAGGAAACTGTCTTAAAAGGGCTTAATTACGCTTATAGAGATAGAAAAGTCAAAAAAAGGCAGTTCAGAGGGTTATGGATAGTTAGGATTAACGCCGCATGCAGGGCAAACGGTATATCTTATTCAAAATTTATTAATGCGCTTAATAAGAAAGAGATTAATTTAAACAGAAAGGTTTTGGCTGAAATTGCGTTAACCGATCCGGCCGCGTTTTCCGGTTTGGTTAAAGAAATAACATCCAATTAA
- a CDS encoding 50S ribosomal protein L35: protein MAKIKIKTNRGAKKRFKITANGKVVHYKANKSHILTSKARKRKNKLKKSAVVNSVDAMNIKRLVPYL from the coding sequence ATGGCTAAAATAAAGATTAAGACCAACAGGGGAGCAAAGAAGAGGTTTAAGATTACGGCTAACGGAAAGGTGGTTCATTATAAGGCGAACAAAAGTCATATATTGACTTCAAAGGCTCGGAAAAGAAAGAATAAACTTAAGAAAAGCGCTGTCGTTAATTCGGTTGACGCTATGAATATCAAAAGGCTTGTTCCTTATTTATAA
- a CDS encoding translation initiation factor IF-3, which translates to MNKGEIRIQKNTKTDINEGIRAKEVRVIDEEGKQVGIMSLFAAIKLAKEKSLDLVEMSKDAAPPVCRIMDYGKFRYEQNKKLQEAKKKQVVIHIKEVKFRPNTDEHDYRFKLKNIINFLKEGNKVKLAVTFKGRELVHTDLGIRVILRVIEDIKEFGIPEFPIKPDVKRTFSTVIVPVKAKKAQ; encoded by the coding sequence ATGAATAAAGGAGAGATTCGCATACAAAAAAATACTAAGACAGATATTAACGAAGGCATCAGGGCAAAAGAAGTCAGGGTTATAGACGAAGAAGGCAAGCAGGTTGGGATAATGTCTTTATTTGCTGCTATTAAACTTGCAAAGGAAAAGTCTTTAGACCTGGTTGAAATGTCCAAAGATGCCGCGCCTCCTGTTTGCAGGATAATGGATTATGGCAAATTTAGATACGAGCAAAACAAAAAACTTCAGGAAGCCAAGAAAAAACAGGTTGTTATCCACATAAAAGAGGTTAAGTTTAGACCTAATACCGATGAGCATGATTACAGGTTTAAACTAAAAAATATAATTAACTTTCTTAAAGAAGGAAACAAAGTAAAGCTAGCCGTTACATTTAAAGGCAGAGAACTTGTGCATACCGATTTAGGAATTAGGGTAATATTAAGAGTCATAGAAGATATTAAAGAATTCGGCATCCCCGAATTCCCGATTAAGCCGGATGTTAAAAGAACATTTAGCACTGTAATCGTTCCGGTTAAAGCAAAAAAGGCGCAATAA
- the bamD gene encoding outer membrane protein assembly factor BamD, with protein sequence MKSKIYRLSVITIMTITVFMASLIFLTGCAKNVKKHILPPDVYYKKALFYAGKHDYSSAAKNFKALIENYPTYHNTQEAELKLGDAYYLGGKFIEAQGAYMDFIRLHPSSKYTPFAMYYAAMSYYKRKEAAGRTQSPLKHAKLMFEELVSKYPYSKYSKTALKYIKTINTDLSENTFFTGLYYFNASLWKPAAYMFKTVLKQYPGMPIIPKTLYYLTVCYKNLNDKKTENYYKNILRRDYPQSKYAKMA encoded by the coding sequence ATGAAAAGTAAAATATACCGGTTATCGGTTATAACCATAATGACAATAACAGTATTTATGGCATCGCTTATCTTTTTAACCGGATGCGCTAAAAATGTCAAAAAACATATCCTGCCTCCCGATGTTTATTACAAAAAAGCCCTTTTTTATGCAGGTAAACATGATTATTCCAGTGCGGCTAAAAACTTTAAAGCCCTTATCGAAAACTACCCCACATATCACAATACGCAAGAGGCGGAGTTAAAGCTCGGCGATGCCTATTATCTTGGAGGAAAGTTCATAGAGGCGCAGGGGGCTTATATGGATTTTATCCGCCTCCACCCCAGCTCTAAATATACCCCTTTTGCGATGTATTATGCGGCTATGTCATATTATAAAAGGAAAGAGGCGGCAGGGAGAACACAGAGTCCCTTAAAGCATGCCAAGCTTATGTTCGAAGAATTGGTATCAAAATATCCTTATTCGAAATATTCTAAAACGGCTCTTAAATATATTAAAACAATAAATACAGATTTATCCGAAAACACTTTTTTTACGGGGCTTTACTATTTTAACGCAAGCCTTTGGAAGCCGGCCGCTTATATGTTTAAGACCGTCCTTAAGCAGTACCCCGGGATGCCCATTATTCCAAAGACTTTATATTATTTAACGGTATGCTATAAAAACTTAAACGATAAAAAGACGGAAAATTATTATAAGAATATTCTGCGGCGGGATTATCCGCAAAGTAAATATGCGAAAATGGCATAA
- the alaS gene encoding alanine--tRNA ligase: MKNLLSGELREIFINYFKGKGHTFVPSSSLIPAGDESIMFTNAGMVQFKEYFTGQVKPPFLRAVTVQKCMRAGGKHNDLENVGKTSRHHTFFEMLGNFSFGDYFKKDAVIFAYKFLKDILEMDENNLYVSVHKKDEEGYSIWRDIIGFDESKIYKLGDDSNFWQMGETGPCGYSSEIFFDTGYSEPGHKECDINCDCGRYLEIWNLVFMEFNKERDGSVARLPKPSIDTGMGLERIVRVLQNVKSNYDTDVFKPYISEIDGITGRMYNSGDENYDTAVRVISDHIRTSMFLAAESVFPSNEGRGYVFRRIMRRLIRFSLKLNLTLENLIYLGNIVVIVMGGFYPEVRDAITVFEKIMSEEHDKFNDTVGFGLKLLEEKISELKNNKGKIIPGDFIFKLYDTNGFPLDMAIDIASENNLSLDLKRFDELMDIQKKGSKQKKEKFNILDIDLNFPKTDFTGYNNLDVHGKILGFLNESGELTGRLEDGDACYAISDITPFYPDGGGQSGDKGIIEWEDGSLRVSNTFKTKNGIILHYGRIFGKYIAPAAARFTVDKNIRKKTASNHSATHLLQSALRAVLGSYVVQQGSSVDSERLRFDFTQAKPIADDELRKVESLTNEYIFSDLEVKVEELDVKSALNAGALHFFDEKYEDTVRVVSMGDVSKEFCGGTHVSRTGEIGFFKIMRESSVASGIRRIEAVTGYNYLNQLYIEEDNLNNIASLLGASKPDVYNKIINLYYDYEYLKKENSDIKLRLNTFESERLVKEFKNIGSASCLISKFEDLSQDDLKELINILKLRRDFPEGDSAVIFVSLINKERLIYICSAEGGIDASKIVKLLNGQVGGKGGGKRDFAQGGSTDISKFNEIEKILEKMLRDLLPSKIHV, from the coding sequence ATGAAAAATTTACTGTCAGGCGAATTAAGAGAAATATTTATAAACTATTTTAAGGGGAAAGGTCACACCTTTGTGCCAAGTTCCTCTTTAATTCCCGCCGGCGACGAGTCCATTATGTTTACTAACGCAGGCATGGTTCAATTTAAAGAATATTTTACGGGTCAGGTTAAACCGCCGTTTTTAAGAGCCGTAACCGTCCAAAAATGCATGAGGGCGGGCGGCAAGCATAACGACCTGGAAAATGTGGGCAAGACTTCCCGTCATCATACCTTTTTTGAGATGCTTGGAAATTTTTCTTTCGGGGATTATTTTAAAAAGGATGCCGTTATCTTTGCATATAAGTTCTTAAAAGACATTCTGGAGATGGACGAAAATAATCTTTATGTCTCGGTTCACAAAAAAGATGAGGAGGGGTATTCGATATGGAGAGATATTATCGGATTTGACGAAAGTAAAATTTATAAGCTTGGAGACGATTCGAATTTCTGGCAGATGGGGGAAACAGGTCCATGCGGCTATTCCAGCGAGATATTTTTCGATACGGGTTATTCCGAGCCGGGACATAAAGAGTGCGATATAAATTGCGATTGCGGGAGATATCTGGAAATTTGGAATCTTGTTTTTATGGAATTCAACAAAGAAAGAGACGGTTCCGTTGCAAGGCTTCCGAAACCGTCGATAGATACAGGCATGGGGCTCGAACGAATTGTGAGGGTTTTACAGAATGTAAAATCAAATTATGACACCGATGTCTTTAAGCCGTACATAAGCGAGATAGACGGCATCACGGGCAGAATGTATAACAGCGGCGACGAAAATTACGATACAGCCGTTAGAGTGATAAGCGACCACATCAGGACATCGATGTTTTTGGCTGCGGAATCGGTTTTCCCGTCAAATGAAGGCAGAGGATATGTCTTTAGAAGGATAATGAGGCGTCTTATCAGATTTTCTTTAAAGCTAAATCTAACATTGGAAAACTTAATATATTTGGGAAATATCGTCGTAATTGTAATGGGCGGGTTTTATCCCGAAGTAAGGGACGCCATCACGGTTTTTGAGAAGATAATGTCCGAAGAGCACGATAAATTTAACGATACGGTCGGTTTCGGCTTAAAACTTCTCGAAGAAAAAATATCGGAGTTAAAAAACAACAAGGGGAAAATTATACCGGGCGACTTTATCTTTAAACTTTACGACACTAACGGTTTTCCCTTAGATATGGCTATAGATATTGCATCGGAAAATAATCTGTCTTTAGATTTAAAAAGATTCGACGAACTTATGGATATTCAGAAAAAGGGTTCAAAACAAAAAAAGGAAAAATTTAACATTTTAGATATCGATTTAAATTTTCCAAAGACAGACTTTACCGGGTATAACAATCTTGACGTTCACGGCAAAATACTTGGGTTTTTGAATGAATCAGGTGAATTAACGGGGAGACTGGAAGACGGCGATGCCTGCTATGCAATATCCGATATTACTCCGTTTTATCCGGACGGCGGCGGTCAGTCTGGGGATAAGGGGATAATAGAATGGGAAGACGGGAGCTTAAGGGTTTCCAACACTTTTAAAACAAAAAACGGCATAATATTGCACTATGGAAGGATATTCGGTAAATATATTGCGCCGGCCGCGGCAAGATTTACGGTCGATAAAAATATCAGAAAAAAAACGGCATCGAATCACAGCGCCACACATCTTTTGCAGAGCGCTTTGAGAGCCGTTTTGGGAAGTTATGTCGTTCAACAGGGTTCGTCCGTGGATTCGGAAAGATTGAGGTTTGATTTTACGCAGGCAAAGCCTATTGCTGACGATGAATTGCGCAAGGTGGAATCTCTGACGAATGAATATATTTTTTCCGATTTGGAGGTCAAAGTTGAAGAGCTTGATGTCAAATCCGCGCTTAACGCGGGAGCGCTTCATTTTTTCGACGAGAAATACGAGGATACGGTCAGGGTTGTTTCGATGGGGGATGTTTCAAAGGAGTTTTGCGGGGGAACGCATGTATCAAGAACGGGAGAAATAGGATTTTTTAAGATAATGCGCGAGTCTTCCGTTGCTTCCGGCATAAGAAGGATTGAAGCGGTTACAGGTTACAACTATTTAAATCAATTATATATCGAAGAGGACAACCTGAATAATATCGCCTCATTGCTGGGCGCTTCAAAACCGGATGTGTATAATAAAATAATCAATCTTTATTATGATTACGAATATCTGAAAAAGGAGAACAGCGATATTAAGTTAAGACTGAATACCTTTGAATCGGAAAGGCTTGTTAAAGAATTTAAAAACATCGGCTCCGCCTCCTGTTTAATTTCTAAGTTCGAAGATTTATCTCAGGACGATCTCAAGGAATTGATTAACATATTAAAATTGAGGCGGGATTTTCCAGAGGGGGACAGCGCCGTGATTTTTGTTTCTTTAATTAATAAAGAGAGATTAATTTATATCTGCTCCGCCGAAGGCGGTATAGACGCATCCAAAATAGTTAAACTTTTAAACGGGCAGGTCGGCGGAAAGGGCGGCGGGAAGAGAGACTTTGCGCAGGGCGGCTCAACCGATATTTCAAAATTTAACGAAATCGAAAAAATCTTAGAAAAGATGCTGAGAGATTTATTGCCTTCTAAAATCCATGTCTAA
- a CDS encoding regulatory protein RecX — translation MKVLSNNISKRKLKTAGTPLDYSLKLLSIRSYSEKSMLEKLIKKKFSTCEISRTVKKLREYGYINDETFAERLIESGKKKLIGRIKLSYDIYKKGINKQLADELIDKFYTKDEEKDIAVKALNKKTVSLIKYKENDLIFKKKLYDFLQRRGFSSNVIENILNISSAD, via the coding sequence TTGAAAGTACTTTCGAATAATATATCGAAAAGAAAATTAAAGACAGCGGGGACGCCTTTGGATTATTCCCTTAAACTTCTTTCCATAAGATCTTATTCGGAAAAATCGATGCTGGAAAAGTTGATTAAAAAAAAATTTTCAACCTGCGAAATAAGCAGGACGGTTAAAAAATTAAGGGAATACGGCTATATAAATGATGAAACCTTCGCCGAACGGCTTATAGAAAGCGGCAAGAAGAAACTTATCGGAAGAATAAAACTAAGTTATGATATATATAAAAAAGGGATAAATAAGCAGCTTGCAGATGAACTTATCGATAAATTTTACACTAAAGACGAAGAAAAGGATATAGCCGTCAAAGCGTTAAACAAAAAAACGGTTTCATTAATTAAATATAAGGAAAACGACCTGATATTCAAAAAAAAGTTATATGATTTTTTACAGCGCAGAGGGTTTTCTTCTAATGTTATCGAAAACATTTTAAATATAAGTTCAGCCGATTAG